From Phycisphaerae bacterium:
GGAACGCCGCCGGAGATCGTGGGCGTGCTTTCGTAGGCCTCGCCGACGCGGGCGGGCGCCAGCGCAAACTGTGCCGTCAGCCGCTCCAGCACAGTCAGTGTGTACGCGGCGGTGCCCTCGCGCACCGGCACCGAGGCGCTGTTCACGCCGACCGTGAACGTGAATGTCCCGGTCTCCAGCGGGCGTCCGCTGAGCGTGCCGTCGTCGCGATCGAGCATCAGTCCGGCCGGCAGGGCGCCGTCAACGATCCCCCATTCGAGGTCGAGGTTTTCCGAGTACAGGTCCTGCGAGTAATTCAGGCCCTCCACGGCGTTGGGTAACTCCGCGGGCGCGATCGTCAGCAGCGGCCCCACACAGGACGGGGTCACCGCGCAACATGCCAACAGCAGCCCCCCGCCCAAAACACGCATCGTCTTCACCGCGCCACCTCCGTGCCGGGGGGCCGTTTCCGACCCGCGCCGTGCAGTATTATGGGCACGGTACCAGTGGTCCCAAGAGTCCCGCAAGCCGAGCGGCTGGGCCGTCGCTACTGGCTCACGGGGACTTCGGCCTGGAACTTGATATCCGGCAGGGCCTCGCCGTCTGTACCGCGCACGGCGCACGAGAAACCCCACTGGCCGCTGATCTGCACCACCTTCAGCAGGAGCGTGTTCCAGCCGCCGACAAGCTGCACCGGCACCTGGTCTTGCAGCGGCGTGTGACTGCGCGAGCCCTTGAATTCGTGCACCAGCGCGCCGTTCAGCCAGACCTTCACGCCGTCGTCGCTGCCGACGTCGAGCCGCGCGGGGCCCGCGCTAGCGGTCCAGACGGCGCAGCGCACGTACACGCACCGATCGGTGGCCTTGTCGAGCGGCGTCAGGTCAAACACCCACGGCTCGTTTGCGTTCGTCGGCGGCAAGGCGCGCCACTGCACGTCCGCGCCGGCTTCTTCCGGCGGGTATGCAGTGGCCTGGACATGCTCCCACGTCTGACCCTGAGTGAAGTACGGTCCCGCCGCCTGCCACGTCGTGATGGAGCCCTTGGCCTGCCGCAGGAACGCGAGCACGTCGTTGCCGCGTTTGCGCGTCTCGTCGTTCGTCGTCTGCGCCAGGACTGCGTCAACGGCCGCGCGCGCTGCCGCCGAGTCTCCGCCGCCGATCAGCCGGGCGATGGCCAGCACGGCCGTTTCCGCCTCGGCCCGCAGACCCTCGTCACCGAGCGCCTGCTGTGCGGCGTCCAGGGCGTCGATGTGCGGCACCTTGGCCAATCCGGCGAGCACCGCCTTCTTCTCGTCCGGACGTTCTGACTTCTCCCAGGCGTGTTTGTAGAGGCCGGCGGTCGCGGCCGGTGTCCGCTCGCTGGGCAGACCGAGCAGCCGCACATAGCCCTGCAACGCCAGCACGCGGTGCGTCTTGCTCGCGCTGTGCTCCACGACATCGAGCAGGTCGTCGAGCACCGCGTTGCTCGGCCACTGGGCCAAAGCGCGCACCGCGGCGTCAACGAGTTCGGCGTCGTCCGCCTGCCGCGCCGTGCGAATCCGGGCGAGCGCCGCGTCGCCGCCGACGCGCCCGAGCACGTCGATCAGCGCGGGTTGGGCCGTCGCGCTGGTGCTGTCCCACGCGGCCAGGATCGGCGCGGCGCGCTGCTCGGGGTCTTCCGTCCGCTGGCAGACGGCCACCACGGCGTCCGCAGCCGCCGCACGAACGGCCTCGCTGTCGGCCAGCAACGTGACCAGCGTCGCGGCGTGTTCCGGTTGGCCGAGCTCACCGAGCGCGTTGAGGGCCGCGACCCGCACGACCTCTTCCGACCGATTCGCCTCCTTGAACAGCACGGGCACGCCGGCGTAGTGCCGCCGCGCGGCGAGCGCGCGAATCAGCTCCGCGCACTGCTCCGGCGGAGCGCTTCGCAGGCTGGCGATGAAGACGGCATTGAGCTCTGCGCCGCGCAGGCGGGCGAGCGCGTGCCGCGCGGCATCACGCTCCTCGCGGTCGGCACTTGCCGCCACGCCGGCGAGGACCAGGATATCGGCCGAATCGCCGAGCAGTTCGAGGGCCCGCAGCGCTGCACAGCGCACCGCCACGTCGGAGCTGGTGAGGATCTCCACGATGGCCGGCTTCGCGCTGCGGTCGCCCCGTGTGCCGAGCGCTTCGACGGCCACAAGCTGCAGTTCGGGGGAAAGCGCGGGCAGTTCCTGGACCAGGGTGCTGGTCACGGCCGGGCCCGGCAGGTCGGCGAGGAGCCGCACGGCGACGGGACCGAGTGCGGCGGTTCGCGGGCCGTGGAGTACCTCGAGCAGCCGCGGCACGGCCGCATCCGGATCGACGACCGTCAGGCCGTGCAGCGCCGCCGTCTGCAGCGCCGGGCTCAGCGACGGTTGATACACCGTCGTGAAGATCTCCACGGCCTGTGCCTTGTCGCCGCCGGCCACCAGCCGCTCGGCGACCTGGATCAGGGCCGCGGCCGCGGTGGCCCGGTGCGTCTCGTCGGACCCGCGCCACAGCGCATAGAGGCCGTTCACCGCGTCGTGGCCGCCGATATCACCGAGCGCCGCGGTGGCCGCCGTCGCGAGGGCGTCGTCGTCGTGCCGGGTGAGACGCACGAGCAGCGGGACGGCCGTCGCGTCACGCCGGGCGGCGAGCGCGTTGACCAACGCGAGCTGCCAGGCGGGTTCCATGGCCAGCTCGAGCGCGGTGCGCAGCGCGGCGGCGGCCTCGGCGGACGGGTTGTGCTGCAGGACGCGCCGCGCCTGGTCGCGGACCTCGCCGTCGGATTCGTCGAGCAGGGGCGCGACCGCCGCGACTGACTCGGCACCGCTGAGGCGTTCGAGCTGGCGCAGGAGCCAGATGCGCGCCGGCTTGGGGGTCTCCGGCCCGAGGCGCGCGGTCATGGCTTCGCAGAGCGCCACGCGGTCCGCTTCGCGCCCCGGCTGTCCGATCTCGAAGCAGAGCTGCTCGAGGCGCTGCTGGGGCTGCTCGCGGTCCGCGATGTTGTCCGCGGACATGCCCGGCAGCCACGCGTCGATCAGCCCGTCGAACATGGTGCGCGCCGCGCGGTCGGCGTCGACCGCGCCGGGCTTCGTCGGTTGCTGGCAGCCAGAGGCGGTGCAGAACAACGTCAGGAGCGCTACCAGTATGCTGAGTCTCTTCATGTTCGTACTTCCGCTCAGGGGTACAGGCGCCACGGGGCGCGCTTAGGGCGGTCGAGCCAGCGGCTGGCCAGCTCGTCGCCGATGATCTCCTGCTTTTCCGGATCCCATTGCAGCCGCCGGCCGAGCCACCACGCGATGTTGCCGAGGTGGCAGACGGTGATCGAGCTGGCGCCAATGGCCACGTCGGCGATCGGCCGCTGACGATTGCGGATGCAGTTCAGCCAGTCCTGGTGATGACCGGGGCTTTCGTACAGGTGCACATCATTGGGGCCGAGCGGCTCGCGGCCGATGCTCTCGGGCCACGTCTTGAAATAGCCGCGGTTGACCTCGATCTTGCCGTCGGTGCCCGTGAACAGAATGCCGTTCGCGCCGCCGTGATACATCGTCACGCCGTTGGCGTACTTGTAGGTCAGCGTCTTCGCTTCGGCGAGGTTGGGCGGGATGATCTCGACCGGGCCGGTGCCGTCCATGCCGAGGCCCCACTGGGCGATGTCGAAGTGGTGGGCGCCCCAGTCGGTCATCATGCCGCCGGAGTAATTGCGGATCAGCCGCCAGCCGCCGCTGTAGCTGCCGCTGCAGCGCTCGGCGTTGTAGGGATACCACGGGGTGGGGCCGAGCCAGCGGTCCCAGTCGAAGCCGTCGGGCACCGGCTCTTCCGGCAGGTACTTCTCCTGCGACGGCCCGCCGATGCCGACGTTCACCGTGTGCACGCGGCCGATGCGGCCGCTGCGGACCAGCTCGCAGGCCAGGCGGAACTCGGGGCTGGAGCGCTGCTGGCTGCCGGTCTGGAAGACGCGCCCGTACCGCCGGACGGCCCGCACCATCTGCTGGGCCTCGGCGATGGTCAGCGACAGCGGTTTCTCGCTGTAGACGTCCTTGCCGGCGCGGCAGGCGGCGATGGCGATGAGGGCGTGCCAGTGATCGGGCACGGCGATCAGGACGGCGTCGATGTCGGGGCGGGCGAGCAGCAACTCGAACTCGTTGTAGATGTCACAGCCCTTGAATGTGCCCGAGGTGTTCTCGGCGGCGTAGGTTTCCTCGACGGTTTGCCTGGCCTTTTCGCGCTTGGTGCGATCGACGTCGCAGATGGCGACGATCTGGAAGTCGCGGTTGTGCACCAGGGTGTGGAGGTGCCCGCCGCCCATGTTGCCGATGCCGATCATGCCGAGCGTGATGCGTGCGCTGGGGGCGGGGCGGCCCCAGGCGGGGGCGGAGAGGACGTAGGGTGCGGCGGCGAGTGCCGCGGCGCCTTTCAGGAACTGCCGACGCGAAACGCCTTGGTAGCGCGACATGCTGCGACCTCAATCATCGGCCCCGCAACCACGCCCGTACCGCGCGGGCGTGTCAGGCGGAAAGCTTACTGCGCAGGCGCGCGCTTCGAAAGGGAATCCAACACGGGTTGGCTGGCGGGGCTCAGGCCCTCGACGTAGATGGCGCGGCCGAGCCACTCGGGCTCGAAGTCGGCGCGGAGCATCCCCTGTCGGCCGC
This genomic window contains:
- a CDS encoding Gfo/Idh/MocA family oxidoreductase gives rise to the protein MSRYQGVSRRQFLKGAAALAAAPYVLSAPAWGRPAPSARITLGMIGIGNMGGGHLHTLVHNRDFQIVAICDVDRTKREKARQTVEETYAAENTSGTFKGCDIYNEFELLLARPDIDAVLIAVPDHWHALIAIAACRAGKDVYSEKPLSLTIAEAQQMVRAVRRYGRVFQTGSQQRSSPEFRLACELVRSGRIGRVHTVNVGIGGPSQEKYLPEEPVPDGFDWDRWLGPTPWYPYNAERCSGSYSGGWRLIRNYSGGMMTDWGAHHFDIAQWGLGMDGTGPVEIIPPNLAEAKTLTYKYANGVTMYHGGANGILFTGTDGKIEVNRGYFKTWPESIGREPLGPNDVHLYESPGHHQDWLNCIRNRQRPIADVAIGASSITVCHLGNIAWWLGRRLQWDPEKQEIIGDELASRWLDRPKRAPWRLYP
- a CDS encoding HEAT repeat domain-containing protein; the encoded protein is MKRLSILVALLTLFCTASGCQQPTKPGAVDADRAARTMFDGLIDAWLPGMSADNIADREQPQQRLEQLCFEIGQPGREADRVALCEAMTARLGPETPKPARIWLLRQLERLSGAESVAAVAPLLDESDGEVRDQARRVLQHNPSAEAAAALRTALELAMEPAWQLALVNALAARRDATAVPLLVRLTRHDDDALATAATAALGDIGGHDAVNGLYALWRGSDETHRATAAAALIQVAERLVAGGDKAQAVEIFTTVYQPSLSPALQTAALHGLTVVDPDAAVPRLLEVLHGPRTAALGPVAVRLLADLPGPAVTSTLVQELPALSPELQLVAVEALGTRGDRSAKPAIVEILTSSDVAVRCAALRALELLGDSADILVLAGVAASADREERDAARHALARLRGAELNAVFIASLRSAPPEQCAELIRALAARRHYAGVPVLFKEANRSEEVVRVAALNALGELGQPEHAATLVTLLADSEAVRAAAADAVVAVCQRTEDPEQRAAPILAAWDSTSATAQPALIDVLGRVGGDAALARIRTARQADDAELVDAAVRALAQWPSNAVLDDLLDVVEHSASKTHRVLALQGYVRLLGLPSERTPAATAGLYKHAWEKSERPDEKKAVLAGLAKVPHIDALDAAQQALGDEGLRAEAETAVLAIARLIGGGDSAAARAAVDAVLAQTTNDETRKRGNDVLAFLRQAKGSITTWQAAGPYFTQGQTWEHVQATAYPPEEAGADVQWRALPPTNANEPWVFDLTPLDKATDRCVYVRCAVWTASAGPARLDVGSDDGVKVWLNGALVHEFKGSRSHTPLQDQVPVQLVGGWNTLLLKVVQISGQWGFSCAVRGTDGEALPDIKFQAEVPVSQ